From Clarias gariepinus isolate MV-2021 ecotype Netherlands chromosome 2, CGAR_prim_01v2, whole genome shotgun sequence, one genomic window encodes:
- the parvg gene encoding gamma-parvin — MECEQFNEGAFQGERRKIIQPSSINDPKLVKLKEVLVEWINTTLKEEHIVVQTLEEDIYDGLVIHHLIRKLGGVHLQVEEIALTTAAQMYKLELILQALNQKLDSGAKADSTAKWSSKLIHSRDLLSTLHLLVAMVKCYQPELALPQNVTVEVVLLEVNKSGIKSEKQIEYITSQSEDTEDCKKDDPIDELLKLETHKIATVKKALLHFINKNMSPLRLQVSDMEKQFADGVILLLLIGELEGFFIPLYEFYLSPASHSEMLHNVTLALDLLNDREIQVPNVGPEDIVSQDESATLKVLYALFKKHKDK, encoded by the exons ATGGAATGTGAGCAATTTAATGAGGGAGCTTTCCAAG GAGAAAGACGAAAGATAATCCAGCCTTCATCTATAAATGATCCCAAACTAGTGAAGCTTAAAGAG GTCTTGGTGGAATGGATAAACACCACTCTGAAGGAAGAACACATTGTAGTCCAGACTCTGGAGGAAGACATCTATGATGGACTTGTGATTCATCACCTAATAC GCAAGTTAGGAGGAGTGCATTTACAAGTTGAGGAGATCGCACTTACTACTgctgctcagatgtacaaacTGGAGCTGATTCTACAGGCCCTCAATCAGAAGCTAGATTCTGGTGCTAAAGCAGACAGTACAGCTAAATGGAGTTCTAAAC TCATTCATAGTCGAGACCTGTTGTCCACTCTGCATCTGCTGGTTGCCATGGTGAAGTGCTACCAGCCTGAACTGGCCCTTCCCCAAAATGTCACTGTGGAAGTCGTCCTGCTTGAG GTAAACAAAAGTGGCATCAAGTCCGAAAAGCAGATAGAATACATCACTTCACAAag TGAGGATACAGAAGATTGTAAAA AAGATGATCCCATAGATGAGCTGCTTAAGCTTGAGACACACAAAATTGCCACAGTCAAAAAG GCCCTCTTGCACTTTATCAATAAGAACATGTCACCATTAAGGTTGCAGGTGTCAGACATGGAAAAACAG TTTGCAGACGGTGTGATTCTGCTTTTGCTGATTGGTGAGTTGGAGGGCTTCTTCATTCCACTCTACGAGTTTTACCTCTCCCCTGCCAGCCATTCAGAGATG CTTCATAATGTCACCCTGGCTTTGGATCTACTTAATGACAGAGAAATACAAGTACCAAATGTTGGCCCAGAAG ATATTGTGTCACAAGATGAGTCGGCTACACTGAAAGTACTCTACGCCTTGTTTAAGAAACACAAGGACAAATAA